TGATGCCCATCTATCATTCTCATCAGCACGAGATGTCATgctgaaaaaattagaaaatatcattcatattaatttgattgtgACTTGtgacaaataataataaaaaaaatattttttcttgcaccaatttttttttttttataaaaaatgctCGAACAAAAATAACTGCTGCTTAAAGCAAAAGCAGAAGCGAAACCAAAACCAATTAATTAGAAGTGCGACAACAACCTGTTCCAGTTGTCTGCAATATCTCCTGTGGTTCTCCAACTGTTTCCGACCCCGCGAGCCCATGTGGCTGGATCATTTTGGCCCCtgcaattaattaagtaattaatcaactttttaaattattcgtatatatatttttatttataggaaTGAATTTTTGATGATTATTGTGGagtaattttattatcttataattACCATTcgcagagagagaaaaaaatgttCCTTCCACAATTCTGAAGAGCTGAGCTCATTTTATTGTACCTGTATTTGTTATAATCAACTGAGAGAGTaagttaaaaagagaaaaaagaaaaaaaaaaagagtatttttcaTGTAGACAAAAATTAACAAAGTTTACCTCTCCTGTGGGCTTGTTCCAGGATTGTTGCAGTTATCATATTTCAAATAATCAACCCCCttcaaaataacaaattaaatgaTAATAAATACATAACcaagagaaacagagagagaaaaaaaagaaatatatatatatatatatatatagttgagctagaatactatcgatagcaaaccggcacttttgccacccatttgctttcgatgatggagcctccaaattgatgatcgacactgttgaatatgatctataccatttgaagtatttagaaattaaattttatacattttcgatattattctcttatccatcgagtggacacaaaaatgaacagctgaaaatgaatattcttaaaaaaatgatgataggagtattgtaatcaagatcaagagtatagatcttgttttaaatagtttaaagaattttctaacaaaaattcaattgatttggatatctttacgccgttaaacgagaaaacgcctcatatcgaccattaaaattacaaattttgaaaccctttgatcattaggtaaataatatcgaaaagatttgaaattcaatttctaaatatttcaagtagtatagatcatgttcaacggtgccgatcgtcgatttggaggctccatcatcgaaaacaaatgggtggcaaaaatgtcggtttgctatcgatagcattctagctcaactctatatatatatatatatatatatatatatatatatatatatatatatatacataatgatagaaattaattatatgactatagttttatttttattaattagttgTTGAAATCCAATAAATAGAGGCATACCCATGAGGCAAATGTTTTGGCATCTTGATCTTCATGTCCAAGTGAACCAGGCATTTTCCCACTACATGTTTGTGACCTAAAAAATTTCATAACACAAACCTTTCATTAAGTCAAATATGTATTAATTAAGAATTATTTGATTATTGATTAtacaaatttgatttaaaaggaaaaaaagccTTGAGTTCCATGATTATATAGTAACATCATATTCTTTTGATAACTtttctaagaaaaaaaatgaagagttTTATTGATAATTGATTGATGTGGTTAAGTAAACCTACGTACCCGGCGTCGCTATAAATTCCAAGCTTGAGTCCCTTTCCATGGACATAATCTGCAAGAGCTTTTATGCCTGAGGGGAATGTTGATCCCTTGGCAACTAAATTTCCCTgataaaagaaaatgtaaataaTTGCTTTTTAGtacaaataatatgaaaattttcaagttGATTTTGTGTAAGATTTTTTAGATTAGCGTAATCTTTGGATGTTAAGAAGTTAGAAGAACAAATTTTATTACATCTAgcatcttcttcctttttttctttattttcttttgcaattaacttagggcgtgtttggtcgTTTTCTGCTTCTACTTTAAGCAACAAATTCGACCAGTAATAAAGTGTTTGGCaattgaaaaatatatgtaGCTTCTGTCATAGGAAAACCATTTTGGACCCTAGCTAGTTGCAGAAATTCTAATTTCAAAGCTAGTTCTGACTACCGACGTTATTTTTACTGCACAACGTATTGGAGCGCTGGCGAGGGAGTGAGTTGAGTATTGTAGAGCTAGGTGGCTCTTTCGAATTTTTTtggccccttttttttttcttttggtttttttgcttgttttttttgaccttctttttttctctattggtttttctcttttctgaGGCTTTGCTATCTCATTCCatatagctaaatttatttactaaataaatgaagcagctAGCGTGCTatatttttccttaaaaaaaaaaagttttgattaGATTTGTAGACATCAGGGAGACATTAATATTGCACTTTATCTCCAAACaacatttttcaaataaaatttgatcAAAGTGGAATCTCTAGCTTTTAGGTCCAATACCTAGAGGAAATTAAATGGCCTCACCTGAGAATCTCTGTTGTATTCTCCCCAGCAATCATCTGAGTTGTTGAATACAAATTAACCAAAGAAGTAAAAAGGAAAATACACTGTTGTTAGCATATGATCACTTAACAATTAACATTAAATTATCTTCTCAATCACTTacaatcaaattaataaaagaggaaaataaTAGAGAGGGTACAAACctatattaatatattcataCCCCAACTTTGCTAGGCCACTATTTACCATTGCATCAGCTgcaccaaccaaaaaaaaacataaccACTTGTTTATACATCAATTAATGCAATTATAAGCAAAATTGGATATTTAATATCATTGCTACTGCTGCTAACATTAATtattgattagcttaatgtcATGCTTTGAGTTAGGTAAAATGTAGTTAGTAGTTAATTCGCAAATAAATGGACTTAGCTGTCGCAAATTTTCGGATTTCGACGTATCAACAGCTGATTGAATTTAGTTGTCCTTTTAGACAGAAAAAAGTTGGAGCATGCACCAACCTCATGCGAATTTTATCGTAATGAcgttatattttgaaatatgtatCTGAACTTTAAACGTTCTAATTCGTTCGCGATCTTTTTgactaaaattttcatcaaataatAGAACAGTAATTCTATTTGTGatctattaatttttatgtCAATTAGGGCATATTTGAAATCTTGGatattttagtgtttttttagtttttattactTAGAATTGATGTATCTCAAAATATGTAACTTCATTTacatattttctatattatatatatatatatatattatatattataattatatatatatatatatatataattatatattatatatattaatatataagtatattatttatttatttatttacatggTTCCAATATTTTCTTTATGAACCTTAACAACACAACAAGCGCACAGGTCAAAAGGCAATTGTGCTAGAAAACTGTGAGAATTATTATATTCAATGAAAAGTTAGTTGTTTAATTTacacataaaataaaaacaattagTTAAAATTCATATATGAAAACAGTATATatgtttaatataaaataatctcCAAAGGTTAAGCATATAAATTCTAAATACTTttgcagaaaaaaaattaattattcataAGATTAAATGTGACAGTAATTATATTATTGAAGTGTCCACGAAATCTAAtgtaactaatatatatattttttgagagagataggtagcacgctacgtACTcggttcgtttattttatttaaaaataaatttagctagaaatgtgaatcaattaagattcgaacttgaatattggataccaaccattaagtcctttgtcacttacTTTAGAAACGGTCGGTGTGATGtaactaatattattattccAAAAACGTTGACCCGTGTATGATCTGAGTCGTCTGGTGAAATGTCTCCTTTAATTCGTACTATCCAACATAGTGGTTAAGATCGAAGGATACAACGTCGCTTTTAGcgtcacttttttttattattgtgtgCATGGAATTTATAGGTACTAGCCTTTCAATTCCGTAGCCTCTCGTTCACGTAAACAGATAAAGCCTTATCgtgcatttgaatttaatgaaCTGCAGTAGTTAAAACTATGCTCAAATTGACCGTAGTTTTAACTTCATCAGTCGTTggagagaataattttaaacagAAGAAAAACTTATCTGCCAGATCATCTTTGAAACAAGAAATCTATTTAtctcctaattaattaagtgtaatattttgtaaatgCACTTCGCAACTGCATGTAAATTATAGCTGATGATGTATTTTTAGTTGCATGTATCTTGAATTAAGTtatgatttagatattaataCCATCCAACCAAATGATCtcttattatagtttttttttcttttttaagggtAATAATTAATGTGTTATTCTTATCCATGGTTATGTGAGGATATTCTTGTGGATATAAGGTACGGAGAATATATGGCACATACGGCGCCACATATTCCTAACTTTGGTCCGTGAATCTTAGTTCACCGTGCACAAAgatacatgaaaaaaaaagaaaaaaaaaatgttaggaACGATTTTCAACATGAGactattttatttgatatttacaatttatattcctcaaataaattatattaaactatctgagataataaaaaataaaaaataataatataatcatTTTATACACtagaataatattaaaaaaattattcatatatataggagagaggagagagagagagagagacctgttTCACGTATTACTTGCTCGTTGATGTTGCAGTAGAAGTGGTTCCAACTATTCCACCTAAATAAacaatttatatatgtatattagttattgaaacaaaataattaacgagtccaaaaaataaatatcgaattaaataattttaaattgaggtATTTAATTCTCCTTTTTTAAGTAAGAAAAGTTAATTGGAACTTAattattagtattttaaaaCCCAAGTAGTggagtaggaaaaaaaaaaattaaaaaaaaaacgaaacaaGAGTCAAACTACACCTCGACCTTTTGACCCAAATGGTTGTGGTAGGTGACGACATATATAATCTCTAACCCACTCAATTATTATTCCAACCTCCTCATTGAAACCGTTTTGTTCAcacacatatattatatatatacatatattgatcttttctttttgcttttatCTGTCCTCTTTGAACGCATAGGTCAAACTCTTTTCCTTTTAACCAATTATCCAATTATtaacaaatctaaatttaattccaaatttaatttgttCCATCCTTTGGAAAGTCATGCCTTAAGTACACAAATTtatgctctttctttttgttcctGGGAAatgagtaaaaaaatatttcgttgggaaaaataaaataatttttttttccagataAATAATTCGGAATAGGAAATTAATACTATCTTTCCATTgaatctggaaaaaaaaaaaaaactttgcaaaaaaattattttttctaaaaactaaaggacaaaaaaaaccttttttattactgagaaattattaattttttgagaaaCTAAACATATCCTTACTAATTAGTGATTCAATTTTGAATAAccactattatatataattatatatacacaagaAAATATAGCACATATATATCCTTTCGCTAAATTAAATATGCTATATTCTATTTTTACTTCTGTTACTTTCTACTATTTTCcgttaaaacaataaaaatacatTTCTTTAggctttttatattattattattctttaattagtaatagtaacaccaccaaaaaaaaaaaaagaaaaggagaaaactaCAAATtcaattcccttttttttatatacgatacataataattttttatgcagtTCATAATTATACATGTGAGGTCGCATTCTCACACAACCACACTGTCCACAGCTCTATcattttatctatatctattaCGTACATACCTTGTTACATATACGTACGCATATATGaatgtgtatacatatataataatatatatatatacacgtacgTGCATGGCTAAGTAGTAATTAACACTACAATACATTATTTCATGCCTTATTGAAAATTAATGAGAAATATATGCATGTATTAATTTACCCCATTTGAGGAGTTCGACCAAGGCCATTCTCTAAAGCGGCCCTTCTCCTATGCCGCATGATCTCGACCGTCGAACTCGAACCCCCGATGATTCTCGCCCCCATCACGGCCGTCGAAATCgcgaggaggatgaggaggaggaggaggaataaGAAAAGGGACTCATGTGCCCTATAACCCATGGCTATATACAAACACTTAGTTTCTCAACAAAGTGCTTCTCCTCccctctcctatatatatatatatatatatgtatgcaatATTTACTATGCGCTTGTGAAACGATAGAGAGTTTAAGGAGCCAAAGCCCCAAACGCAGTTTATATAGGGGACTCCATGTTGGAGGGAGTGGGCCCCACacttgagaaaaaaaagaaaatttaaatgaaatttGCTCTCCTGTGTTCTTTTTAAACTTGGGAccttcccctttttttttttctgtgggaACTTTCCTCGCATAAGTTCATAAATTCATGCACCGTATCACCGCCGAGGAAAATTTGGTGGGGTTGTTCATTATGGAACTGTTTCATTCACGGATTAACGAGTGACgtagaagaggactctggtagcttTCTTATTATCTGTTCCGCAACACATATAAGGAGACGAGGCACGTAAAGAATCTAAAAGTATCAAAAGCAATCCAATCCGATTCCGGTTCTCGAATACTCAAAAATGGACGAACTACTGTGGTTTGTAGTAAAAGTGCTTaattactattaaaataaataaacttaatttgtcaaattctttctcttttattgctttttgttgtagaaatttttaaatttttttttattgtatggTTCCAATTAATTCTATGATCACTATTTCATGCatgcacaaaaaagaaaaaacctctTCTGTAGTACGTAATAGCATAGAAAttgctttatttttgtttctcaaatatttattagacattatttttttttgtttagaaacAAAGATATATAAGAACAAAACcataaataaattatcttattatttttttgttataaataTTACGCAATATTTGATTCGGTAAATTAGGATCTGCGGTTGTTGGGTCCAGTTGGTACGCTGAACAGCGTAGTCTCGTTGATTTCCACGTCCAACGTCGAACACCGAGAGGCCCGCTCAGCAAATCAAAACGTGCCACGTTTCATTTAATGACGCGTGGCGGAGGGGGGTAGGGCGAGGATCCTGTGCGGTGTTTTGGGGAGTGTGAGACGGGGTCGGAAAAAGGGTTTCGGGTCGTGGTTAATTTGGTGTTATGCGAACCGAGTCGCCCGAATAAGTGTGATCGGTGGGACACGTCGCTTTGCGGTTTGTCCGTTCAAGTGGCCCTGTGGGGACCAAACCCTCCCACCTGTCCCCACCAAATCCACCGAATCCAGCCTAGGAACGCAAATGGATTCGGGTCGGTAGAGTTTTGCGCCCGGTTGATCTGTCCGAATATGACGATAAATGAAGgccaaaaacaaagaaaaagcaaaaaatttcTTTTCGTTTCTCAATCAGTTTCAATGCACAAAAAATTCGGTTCTATTCAGATTTGTTCTgaatagaatagtaaataagcATAAGAACAATTCCTCCCGAATCTATTCCAATCAGTCAAGAAAACGGACAGTAGTAGCTAAAAGATAGGGCTGTCAACttgccgaacacgagcgagcttgGACCAATTCGTGTTTGATTCATTTAATAAGCGAGCAAAATATGACCTAGctcattaaaatattaagtAGAAAAATCGAGCTCATATTTGATTTGCTTATTAACAAGCTAAACACGAACTGACTCGCAAATAACAAACTAGATTATTAGCCCTACTAGTGTGTGAAAaggtgaaacaaaattaaaatttcaaattatatatatataaactcacACGCACGAACTcatttcgaaccaaacacgaaCAAGCCCACTCCAGCTCTTGTTTAGCTCGTTTAATTGATCAAAGATCTTATTTCGAGCGGAACACGAGCCGACTTGCGAGCAACAAACTGAATTACCAGTCTTATTGGAGGACTCTTTCTGCTTTCAGATCTCTGTTCGATTTGCATTCCTAATCTTGCTGTATGTCAGAAACGATCTacgaagagaaaaagaaagagaaagagaaagagagagcggaCAAAAGGTCGCCGCAGATAGACAAAGGTGGAGCTAGCAGAAGACACAGCGTGCGAAGATATCACTGTCGCTTATGCGTTACGTTATGGCAAACAGGAATTGTTGTAGATCCATTAAGCATAGCACTAACGAGATAGCacatcaaaagaataaaaatatttttgggtaaacttcaaatactactcctgtggttttgtattgtcttactttagtaccctatggtttaaagtgtatcaagttaatatcttgtcgttttatttttatcttttcgtcagcttctccgttaatttttcattaaattataaacaaaaaaatcagctaccccacctaggtttatcaaatattcactttagtaccttttagttttaactttgtcaccaatttaacgaaaaagattagtaaaatcgataataaaattaaagataaaaataaaaccatatggcattaaattgatacactttaaactatagggaactaaagtgagaaagtttgAAACTACagggatgatatttgaagttttctcaatatttttatatgtatcttttataataaaattttaaagttttaattattattattatatatgtttttactattgtatttgcattaaaaaatagttttcctaAAACGAATATTTAGAGTTAATTATTCACGATTCACGTAGTAGTATGAcacaaaaatgattattttgtaGGAGGAAAATTAGCTTTAATAAGCTAGCTAACGAAAAAAcatatgttaaaaaatttttgcaACTTTAGAGGAATATATTTTATGACTATAATGTTGCATGCGGGgatcaatatataatttattagtttGTAGGAATATTATAGAGTAGAGTACCTAATTGGATTAATTATTGAATATTTGCAACTTACgcgtttaaaatttatttagcaacaaaaaatattttttttgaaaataacagGTTTTTTGTCATCTTACCGTCTAAATCGCATGGCAAATTAGTCAATAATGATGGAAATAAAAAACTTCATTAGGTGACACATCCGAacacataaaattttatataaaaaaaatgtattaaaaatattaatgagaCCTTAACGTTGACTATTTGACACTAATTTTACATgtatatactattattataattacgAGTCTACTTTATTTATACTCCCACGTAGGTGTTATAGTGTTAGACAACGCATAAGCgcacatcttttttttttctttttttttttaactatttgttTTTACGTTCGTTTAGCACAGTGTTTGATTCATAGaaaagtatatacatatatatatttaaaaaaaaaacattatttttgtaaaatatttttggagAAATGAAAGGAGTTTATATGTAGGGTTAATTACCTTGTGATCAAGTTGAGAtctaaaagcaacaaaataaaTCGAAGGATGTGGACGTGCACGTATTTATGGATCGATAGTGTTCAAtggatatattttttgtaattaaatgaAGCTCACCCGTAACGCATGTTCTTTCATTATTATTGGTGAACAAACCAAATAAACTATTGAATATGTGCTTCTCTCATTAGTGAGAGTCAATTTCTGTTGAGAGCAAGTAATTAAGAGGGTGTTTGATTCcccagaaaaataataataataataataataatttttaactgaaaaaatatttttcatctgTTTGGCTcacaaaagaaattttttttttttcagatctcatgaaaaagttttttttttttgggtctttcatgtttttttcatggaaaactatttttaggTAAACAATTTTTCATAATATTCTGAGGAGACAAGCAATCCGAGAAACAACGTGCACAGACTTCAGTGTCCGAAGAAAAtggggaatatttttttaagagtgCGGCTGGCATGCTTCTGAAAGTACAGAGCGCTCCGTACTTCCAAATCGTTTTCGATAttaggactttcgaatcgacgatcagctccattagacttaagtatctagaaaataaattttgtgatttttttatatcatttgcctaatgatcgaagtggcttaaaatcaacagctgaaaataaaaatcttacaaaatatgatgatataacattaaaattttagatcaaaaatattgatcttgttttatacagtataaagaattttctatcaaaatttcacgtgatttgaatatttctacactgttaaacttgcaaacgactcaccatggccgttaaaattattaattttgagcccttcgatcattaggcaaatgatatcgaaaaatcacaaaatttattttctagatacttcaaatactctagatcaagtttaacggagccgatcgtcgattcgaaagtcccaacatcgaaaacgacttggaagcacggaaggctccgtgcttccagaagcataccaactcactctttttttaatatctttttgtAAAATCTCTTTCAGTTTCGTATGGCCGTGAGAAGTGGCTAAGTGAGATACTGTGGTATCAAAGTAGAAGGTACCGAGATCGATTTTCACGCTTTAAATCTTTGGAGAATAACAATAGTTTGATGTTCATTAATTATATAACAAACTTCACAAATTAAGAGTCATGTAATTTTGCGTATTTTCATTTGATATCTTAAACTATACCATTatatagaatttgaatttttcaaaatttgatttgatttgtgtTCATGTAAAACTTGGCCTAAAACATGTGTTGAAACTCAAATTGAAGTCGATTTGGCTCGAGCTGAGGTCGAAATCCGACTCGAGCACGATCCAACCTAGCTAGAACAGCAACTTAATTCAGAATAATTGAATGATACAAACATTAAATATTCTTACTTAATTGAATCCCAACAACTAAGATTTTTAAGTCAAATTAATGATAAGCTTTGCAATATACCAACTCCACTTGTTCCCTTCAATGCCCAATGACTTATCCATCACTTCATTTTCAAACTTAACACAAGCAAACACTTATTAAATTCAAAAGCCCTTGATGTGGTGGAACTTATCCATTAAAAGCAC
This genomic interval from Ananas comosus cultivar F153 linkage group 8, ASM154086v1, whole genome shotgun sequence contains the following:
- the LOC109714355 gene encoding alpha-galactosidase-like, whose protein sequence is MGYRAHESLFLFLLLLLILLAISTAVMGARIIGGSSSTVEIMRHRRRAALENGLGRTPQMGWNSWNHFYCNINEQVIRETADAMVNSGLAKLGYEYINIDDCWGEYNRDSQGNLVAKGSTFPSGIKALADYVHGKGLKLGIYSDAGSQTCSGKMPGSLGHEDQDAKTFASWGVDYLKYDNCNNPGTSPQERYNKMSSALQNCGRNIFFSLCEWGQNDPATWARGVGNSWRTTGDIADNWNSMTSRADENDRWASYAGPGGWNDPDMLEVGNGGMSTEEYRSHFSIWALTKAPLLIGCDLRSMSQDTKDILGNSEVIAVNQDKLGVQGKKVQSSGGLEVWAGPLSGGSVAVVLWNRSGSQASITANWSNIGLKSSTVVAARDLWAHTSMSSVQGQLTATVAAHACKMYVLTPN